A genomic segment from Idiomarina piscisalsi encodes:
- a CDS encoding gluconeogenesis factor YvcK family protein, producing the protein MQLQSLRCITAIGGGHGLGRVLSTLSFMKHKLVGIVATTDNGGATGLLRASQHCIAWGDIRNCLSQLVEQPLAAEVLNYRFDSDSALKGHNLGNLLLYTLDQLSARPLDGIQLLSRLLNVDNRILPMSECPTDLIATTSDGIQCHGEIHIDKLPSMPHKLELSGQVKATPEAVRHIKNSQLILIGPGSFMTSVMPPLLVPEICEALKNTRAKIVFIDNLVDEHGPAGELSLAEKLEFMKFELGQQVVDLILSNKQEKGLPVPVIGGLTSDTDVHYRHNTNSLLNTLEQAAHQLLVESA; encoded by the coding sequence ATGCAACTTCAATCTTTAAGATGTATCACCGCGATTGGCGGCGGGCACGGTCTGGGTCGTGTACTTTCAACGTTGTCTTTTATGAAGCATAAGCTGGTTGGTATTGTTGCAACAACAGACAATGGCGGTGCCACCGGGCTTCTCAGAGCCTCTCAGCACTGTATTGCCTGGGGCGATATTCGTAACTGCCTGTCACAACTGGTTGAGCAGCCGTTGGCTGCCGAAGTTCTTAACTATCGTTTTGACTCGGATTCGGCGCTAAAAGGCCATAATTTAGGTAACTTACTGCTCTATACACTGGATCAGTTAAGCGCGCGCCCGCTCGATGGCATTCAGCTTTTAAGCCGACTGCTTAATGTCGACAACCGCATTCTTCCTATGTCGGAATGCCCCACGGATCTTATCGCAACCACTAGTGACGGCATTCAATGTCACGGTGAAATTCATATCGACAAACTGCCCAGCATGCCTCACAAACTCGAGCTTTCTGGTCAGGTTAAAGCCACCCCTGAGGCTGTTCGCCATATTAAAAACAGTCAGCTCATTCTTATAGGACCGGGCAGTTTTATGACCTCCGTCATGCCACCGCTATTAGTGCCGGAAATTTGTGAGGCGCTGAAAAACACTCGAGCGAAGATCGTATTTATTGATAATTTGGTCGACGAGCATGGCCCTGCGGGCGAGTTATCACTAGCAGAAAAACTGGAATTTATGAAATTTGAATTAGGCCAGCAGGTAGTTGACCTAATTTTGAGTAACAAGCAAGAAAAGGGTTTACCAGTACCTGTTATTGGCGGCCTGACAAGCGACACCGACGTTCATTATCGTCATAATACCAACAGCCTGCTGAATACCTTAGAGCAGGCGGCACACCAGCTTCTGGTGGAAAGCGCTTAA
- a CDS encoding DUF192 domain-containing protein, translated as MGRISTGLMAILALVSVSAWSQQWSVPAPQQFDRAVACLEGVQSPLLVELADTQAQQARGLMQREYLGKYEGMLFRYDHKRPGYGGFWMYQTLIPLDIAYLDKQGKIVKTFTMRPCGSNDPNQCRSYSPGKPYWSVLEVNAGFFEEHNVRLGDRIYLADENGSCNNKK; from the coding sequence ATGGGACGTATCAGCACGGGTTTAATGGCTATACTGGCCTTGGTGTCGGTATCGGCATGGTCTCAGCAGTGGTCAGTACCAGCACCTCAGCAGTTTGACAGAGCCGTGGCTTGCCTGGAAGGCGTTCAATCACCTCTGTTGGTTGAACTGGCCGATACTCAGGCTCAGCAGGCTCGTGGGCTAATGCAACGAGAATATTTAGGAAAATATGAGGGGATGCTTTTTCGATACGATCATAAACGACCAGGCTACGGTGGTTTTTGGATGTACCAAACCTTAATTCCTCTCGACATTGCGTATTTAGACAAACAAGGAAAAATCGTCAAAACTTTTACGATGAGACCTTGTGGTAGCAACGATCCAAACCAATGCAGAAGTTACTCGCCGGGTAAACCGTATTGGAGTGTATTAGAAGTGAATGCTGGTTTTTTCGAAGAGCACAATGTGCGCTTGGGCGACCGTATTTACTTAGCTGATGAAAACGGTTCGTGTAACAACAAGAAATAA
- a CDS encoding protein adenylyltransferase SelO, translating to MPLRFDNQFADKFPELSHAQSIQPDGKGRLRWVNDTLWKALSGGDSVPGALVDWVSGNKDWPGTKPVAQKYAGHQFGHFNPYLGDGRGLLVGQVQAPDALYDLHVKGAGPTPYSRGGDGRAVLRSSIRELLASEAFYALGIPTTRALALVSTEGQIQRETVEPGAMLVRVARTHIRFGHFEHCLYRNLEDSAKRLWQHSIESIWPGAADKSVSEQFRHVVKATAEMIAKWQAYGFVHGVMNTDNMSLAGETFDYGPYAFFDDYKPGHIFNHTDHAGRYGFMQQPGVGLWNLKRLAHALGGFADDQSVNNVLEGYEPVLRETFLNVMKQRLGLTDVSNNDTCWSLISGWLMLLETYQLDYNLSYRALGAVLEGNWQSLSGNLGEIAQRIKENGQSWLNDYTEAVANKPDTNTMKQVNPLVILRTHHAQYVIEQAEQGSDEALNEYINALMTPFEEKHKNTRWVVPPESGQPPAELSCSS from the coding sequence ATGCCACTACGTTTCGATAATCAATTCGCTGATAAGTTCCCTGAGCTGAGCCATGCTCAGTCAATACAACCTGACGGCAAAGGCCGCTTACGTTGGGTAAATGACACTTTGTGGAAGGCGTTGAGTGGTGGTGACAGTGTGCCGGGAGCCTTAGTGGATTGGGTTTCAGGTAACAAAGACTGGCCAGGTACTAAACCCGTCGCGCAGAAATACGCAGGACATCAGTTTGGTCACTTTAACCCTTATTTAGGTGATGGGCGAGGGCTCCTTGTCGGGCAGGTACAGGCGCCGGATGCTCTCTATGACTTACATGTTAAAGGTGCTGGGCCAACGCCTTATAGCCGCGGAGGCGATGGCCGAGCGGTTTTGCGCTCATCCATTCGTGAACTGCTTGCCAGTGAAGCCTTTTATGCGCTTGGTATTCCAACGACGCGAGCGCTGGCGTTAGTCTCGACTGAAGGTCAAATTCAACGAGAGACCGTCGAGCCCGGCGCTATGCTGGTTCGGGTTGCTCGCACGCACATTCGCTTTGGCCATTTTGAACATTGCCTTTACCGAAACTTAGAAGACAGTGCCAAGCGCTTGTGGCAACACAGTATTGAGTCGATATGGCCTGGCGCAGCAGACAAATCGGTATCTGAACAATTCCGCCATGTGGTCAAAGCTACCGCTGAGATGATAGCAAAGTGGCAGGCTTACGGTTTTGTGCATGGCGTGATGAATACGGACAACATGAGTCTGGCCGGAGAAACGTTTGACTATGGTCCCTATGCCTTCTTCGACGACTATAAGCCTGGCCATATTTTTAATCATACTGATCACGCGGGGCGCTATGGTTTTATGCAACAGCCTGGTGTGGGCTTATGGAACTTGAAACGACTTGCTCATGCGTTAGGGGGATTTGCAGACGACCAGTCTGTTAATAATGTACTGGAAGGTTATGAACCCGTGCTAAGAGAAACCTTTTTAAACGTTATGAAGCAACGACTCGGACTCACCGATGTCTCTAACAATGACACTTGTTGGTCGTTAATCAGTGGCTGGCTAATGCTCTTGGAAACTTATCAGCTTGACTATAACCTAAGCTACCGGGCTTTGGGCGCCGTATTGGAAGGTAATTGGCAGTCACTGAGCGGCAATTTAGGAGAAATCGCCCAGCGAATAAAGGAAAACGGGCAGAGCTGGCTGAATGATTACACAGAAGCCGTTGCGAATAAGCCCGATACGAACACAATGAAGCAAGTAAATCCACTGGTGATTTTACGTACTCATCATGCTCAATACGTTATTGAGCAGGCTGAACAAGGAAGTGATGAGGCTCTTAACGAGTATATTAACGCACTGATGACTCCATTTGAGGAAAAACATAAAAACACTCGCTGGGTTGTCCCTCCGGAGTCGGGGCAACCTCCTGCTGAGCTGTCGTGTTCAAGTTAA